ACAGATGGGGGGCGGGGGGAGAGCGGGATCTACCCCCGCTCCAATGACACCGGAAGGATTCAAGAGGCTCCAAGACGAGCTCAAGCATTTGAAGAGCGTCGAGCGGCCCAAGAACGTTCAGGATATCGAGATCGCCCGCGCCCACGGCGACCTGCGCGAAAACGCCGAGTACCACGCGGCCAAGGAGCGCCAGTCCCACATCGCGGGACGGATCGCGTATCTGGAGGACCGGATCGCCCGCGCCCAGGTCATCGACCCGGCATCGATCACCCACGAAAAGGTCGTCTTCGGCGCGACCGTCCGCATCACTGACGTCGATTCGGGGGAGGAGATCGTCTACCGGATCGTGGGGGAGCATGAATCCGACGTGAAGAACGGGCGCATCTCCATCGAGTCGCCGATCGCCAAATCGCTCATCGGCAAGGAGGAGAACGACGTGGTGAAGGTCGCCACGCCGCGCGGCGCGCGCGAGTTCGAGATCCTGGAGATCAAGTACGAATGACCAAGGATTCCCTCCGCGCCATTCTTTTCGACTTTGACGGGGTCCTCGCCGATTCGGAGCCGCTTCACCTGGAGATGTTTCAGAAAGTTCTCCAAGAGGAGGGGATCTCGCTCTCGCGGGAGGATTATTATGAAAAATACCTGGGACTCGACGACCGGGGTTGTTTTTATCAGGTGTTTCGGGACGCGGGACGCGTCCTGGACGAGCCCCTGCAATTGGACCTGATCCGGAGGAAGAACCGGGCCTTCCTGGAGCACGTGCGCGGGCGGCCGTTCCTCATGCCCGGCGTGGCCGAGGCCGTCCAACGGCTGAAGGGGCGTTATTTCTTGACGATCGTCTCGGGGGCGCTCCGGAGCGAGATCGTGGCCATCTTGGAAGGGGCGAGATTGGAGAAGGCGTTCCACGCCGTCATCGCGGCGGAGGACGTGGCGCAGGGCAAGCCGAACCCCGAGGGTTTTTTGTCCGCCATCCGCCTCTTGAACCGCGATTTCGTCCCGCCCGCGGAGATTCTCCTGCCGGGCGAATGCCTGGCGGTCGAGGATTCCCCCTGGGGCATCGAGGCCGCCAAGGCGGCCGGCGTGAAATGTCTCGCCGTGGCGACGTCCTATGATCCGTCGCGGCTTGCGGGCGCCGATCTCATCGCCAAGGACATCGCTTCGATCTTGTGGGAGAAGGCGAAAGCCCTCTTTTCCGCCTGATCGATTTTTTGGAGGGGCCTAAAACGTGATCCTGACTCTCAACGCCGCGACGGCGGTCCTCTATTTCCTGTCCACACTCGGCCATTGCCTCTATCTGATCTTTTCGAACAGGCGGGTCGGACGGATCGCCGTGGGGCTCTTCAGTCTTGCCGCCGTTCTGCAGACGGGACTCTTGGTCGTTCAGCTGATTCAGAATCCATACCCGTTCTTCCTGGGGGACGGCGACTTTTTCTACTGCGCGGCCTGGGCCTCCGCCGTTCTTTACTTTCTGGCCTTGCGGAAATACCGCGCGCTCGGTCTCGGGGCCGTGTTTTCGTCGGTGGCCCTCATCCTTTTCATCCTGGCGGAGATCCGCAAACGGCATTTCTATCTCGGCGCGGGCGTCTCCGACAATCCCTGGGCCCTCACGCACATCCTCTTGATGAGCCTGGCGTTCGCTGTTTTCACCGCGAGTTTTCTGATCGGCCTCGTCTACCTCTTCCAGCAGGCGCAGCTGAAGGGGCGGCATCCGGGAAGACTCTTGTCGCGGCTTCCGTCCCTGGAGACGATCGACAGCATGCACTACCGCGCGCTGACCGTCGGGTTCGTGCTGTTGTCCGCGGGCATTCTCGCCGGGGCGGCCCTCTCCAAGACGACCGGCGGGCATTTCTTCAGCGGCGATACGAAGCAGTTGACGGCGCTCGTGACGTGGGTCCTGTACGCTCTCTTCCTCAACGTGCGGCTCAAGTCGGAGTGGAGAGGCCGGCGCGGCATTCTGCTTTCGATCTTGGGCTTCGTCGGCGTGGTCCTGGCCTTTCTGGCCCTCGAACATCGGGTGATGTGATGGGATTCGTCGTCGTCGGACTTTCACACAAGACGGCCCCCCTGGAGATCCGCGAGAAACTCGCCGCGCAGGGGGAGAAGGGCGCTCTCCTCCTTCGGTCCCTCCGGGAAGCGGGCAGCGCGGCCGAGGGAATGTTTCTGTCCACCTGCAATCGGGTGGAGGCCTATCTCGTTTCCGGGAATCCGGACGAGGCCGCGCGGCTCGTCAAGGAGTCCCTGGCCCGGGAATCCGGCGTGAGCCCGGCGTCGCTCGACAGGCACGTCTACATGAAGGGCGGCGGGGAAGCCGTCGCCCATGTGTTCCGCGTCGCCTCGAGCCTGGATTCGATGGTGGTCGGCGAGACCCAGATCAGCGGTCAGATGAAGGACGCCTTTGCGCGGGCGGTGGAAACGGATTCCGTCGGGCCCCTTCTCGGGAAGCTGGTCCAGAGGGCGCTCGGCGTCTCCAAAAAGGTGAGGACGGAGACAGGCGTCGGCCAACAACCCGTGTCCGTCAGCTACGCCGCGGTTCTGCTGGCAGAGAAGATCTTCGGCGACCTGGCCGGCACCCGGGTTCTCTTGGCGGGAGCGGGGGAAATGGGGGCGCTTGCGGCAAGGCATCTCATCGAGCGGAAGGTCGGCGAAGTCAGGATCGTCAACCGGACCGAGGAGAAGGCGGCCGCGCTCGCCCTGGATCTCAATGCCGTGCATGTGCCGTACGGGCGCTTCGCCGAACGACTGGACGAGGTGGACATCGTCATCGCCTCCACGGCGGCGGACAGCTACATCCTCAGGGAGGAGGACGTGCGGGAGGTCATGCGCCGGCGCAAGAACCGCCCGATGTTCTTCATCGACATCTCCGTGCCGCGCAACATCGACCCGGAAATCCATCACCTGGAAAACGTCTATCTCTACGACATCGACCATCTTCAAGGCATCGTCGACGCGAACAAAAAGGAGCGGGAGCGCGAGGCGAAGAAGGCGGAGGCCATCGTCGCTGAAGAAACCAAGGCCTTCTTGATCTACGTCCAGCAGATGGACCTTTCGCCCACGATCAGGGACTTGTCCAAAAAGTTCGAGTCGATCCGTTCGGCCGAGGTCGAGAAGTATTTTCCCAAGGAGGGGCACGACGCGATCGACGCGTGCACGAAGGCCATCGTGAACAAGATCCTCCACGACCCCATCCTCCTCATGAAGACGGAGGAGATCCAGGAGGGGGCGCCGAAATATTCCGAAATACTGAAAAAGCTTTTCAGGTTAGACTCGAACGACTGATGCTGCTTCCCGCAGCACAGCGCTCGCTACAGCTCGTAAAGGAGGCTAGTGAAAGACAAACTCATGCTGGCCGCGTCCAAGGCTCGCAAGCACGCCTATGCCCCTTATTCGAATCACCGCGTCGGGGCTGCCGTGCTCGCGGCGTCTGGAAAGGTTTATTCCTCGGGCAACGTCGAGAACTGTTGCTACGCCCTGACGATCTGCGCGGAGCGCGGCGCCCTGTACCACGCCATCGCGGCGGGCGAGCATCATTTCAAGGCGCTGGCCGTCACCAACGGGAGCGGCGAGTTCGTCGTTCCGTGTGGCGTCTGCCGCCAGGTCATTTGGGAGCTGGCGGGGGACATCCCGGTCACCATGTTCAACAAGTCCAAACGTTCCCGGACGGTGCCGCTTTCGGTGCTCTATCCGCTCCCTTATAAGAAGAAGTCGAAGAGGAGACTCCTCAAACATCGAATGAAAAGAGCCTAGTTTTTCACTTAATACTTTAAGTCTTGCCCTAAATTCTCGTAATCCCTGGTAATATTCCTTGACTCCCCTTGAGGGGGTTGTTAAAAAATTCAGTTGTTACAGTAGTTTATAGCGAACGGAAGAAGGTTTCCTTCTGAAGTGAGCGATAACTGAAAATTAAAGGATAGATGGGGGTTTGGGGGAGAGCGGTATCTCCCCCAACTCTGAAGGGCGCTTAGCTCAGCTGGCTAGAGTACTTCCTTGACATGGAAGGGGTCACTGGTTCGAGTCCAGTAGCGCCCACACTTTTATGGTTTGCCGTCCCGGCCACGAGAATGATCCTCTCGAAAAAGCCCGCCATTCCTGCGCCCATGTCATGGCCTCGGCCGTGCAGAGCCTCTTTCCCGGCACGAAGGTGACGATCGGTCCGGTCATTGAAGAAGGCTTCTTCTACGACTTTGCCTCGGATAAGCCGTTCACGCCCGAAGACCTGGCGAAGATCGAGGAAAGAATGCGCGAGGTCGTGAAGAACAATCTCCCGTTCCAAAGAAGAACATTGAGCCGCGACGAGGCCGTCTCGCTCTTCCGAGGCAAGGGGGAGAACTTCAAGGTCGAGATCATCGAGGGCCTTCCGAAGGGCGAGGAGATCACCGTCTACCAGCACGGCGACTGGGTGGATCTCTGCAAGGGCCCGCACGTGGCCCGTACGGGCGACATCAAGGCGTTCAAGCTGTTGTCGGTGGCCGGGGCCTACTGGCGGGGCGACGAGAACCGCGAGAGGCTCCAACGCATTTACGGCACCGCCTTCCTCGATCAGAAGTCGCTCG
The genomic region above belongs to bacterium and contains:
- the greA gene encoding transcription elongation factor GreA, encoding MTPEGFKRLQDELKHLKSVERPKNVQDIEIARAHGDLRENAEYHAAKERQSHIAGRIAYLEDRIARAQVIDPASITHEKVVFGATVRITDVDSGEEIVYRIVGEHESDVKNGRISIESPIAKSLIGKEENDVVKVATPRGAREFEILEIKYE
- a CDS encoding HAD family phosphatase, producing MTKDSLRAILFDFDGVLADSEPLHLEMFQKVLQEEGISLSREDYYEKYLGLDDRGCFYQVFRDAGRVLDEPLQLDLIRRKNRAFLEHVRGRPFLMPGVAEAVQRLKGRYFLTIVSGALRSEIVAILEGARLEKAFHAVIAAEDVAQGKPNPEGFLSAIRLLNRDFVPPAEILLPGECLAVEDSPWGIEAAKAAGVKCLAVATSYDPSRLAGADLIAKDIASILWEKAKALFSA
- the ccsA gene encoding cytochrome c biogenesis protein CcsA is translated as MILTLNAATAVLYFLSTLGHCLYLIFSNRRVGRIAVGLFSLAAVLQTGLLVVQLIQNPYPFFLGDGDFFYCAAWASAVLYFLALRKYRALGLGAVFSSVALILFILAEIRKRHFYLGAGVSDNPWALTHILLMSLAFAVFTASFLIGLVYLFQQAQLKGRHPGRLLSRLPSLETIDSMHYRALTVGFVLLSAGILAGAALSKTTGGHFFSGDTKQLTALVTWVLYALFLNVRLKSEWRGRRGILLSILGFVGVVLAFLALEHRVM
- the hemA gene encoding glutamyl-tRNA reductase gives rise to the protein MGFVVVGLSHKTAPLEIREKLAAQGEKGALLLRSLREAGSAAEGMFLSTCNRVEAYLVSGNPDEAARLVKESLARESGVSPASLDRHVYMKGGGEAVAHVFRVASSLDSMVVGETQISGQMKDAFARAVETDSVGPLLGKLVQRALGVSKKVRTETGVGQQPVSVSYAAVLLAEKIFGDLAGTRVLLAGAGEMGALAARHLIERKVGEVRIVNRTEEKAAALALDLNAVHVPYGRFAERLDEVDIVIASTAADSYILREEDVREVMRRRKNRPMFFIDISVPRNIDPEIHHLENVYLYDIDHLQGIVDANKKEREREAKKAEAIVAEETKAFLIYVQQMDLSPTIRDLSKKFESIRSAEVEKYFPKEGHDAIDACTKAIVNKILHDPILLMKTEEIQEGAPKYSEILKKLFRLDSND
- the cdd gene encoding cytidine deaminase is translated as MKDKLMLAASKARKHAYAPYSNHRVGAAVLAASGKVYSSGNVENCCYALTICAERGALYHAIAAGEHHFKALAVTNGSGEFVVPCGVCRQVIWELAGDIPVTMFNKSKRSRTVPLSVLYPLPYKKKSKRRLLKHRMKRA